Proteins encoded within one genomic window of Mesoaciditoga lauensis cd-1655R = DSM 25116:
- a CDS encoding SPW repeat domain-containing protein, whose protein sequence is MSWKGWTSLILGIWFVIAAFIPGMLGTGNLVNDLIVGIILAIVGFMMIPSGSAWQGWTIGLIGGVWMIIAAFIPQIVSNYTANMTNDLVVGIIVLIVALFERSKKSA, encoded by the coding sequence ATGTCTTGGAAAGGTTGGACATCTTTGATTTTGGGTATCTGGTTCGTTATAGCAGCATTCATACCTGGTATGCTTGGAACTGGTAACCTCGTCAACGACCTTATCGTTGGTATCATACTTGCAATTGTTGGTTTCATGATGATCCCATCCGGTTCTGCCTGGCAGGGTTGGACGATAGGGCTCATCGGTGGAGTTTGGATGATCATTGCGGCATTCATTCCACAAATTGTCAGCAACTACACCGCTAACATGACCAACGACCTGGTTGTAGGTATCATAGTTTTGATAGTTGCTCTTTTCGAAAGGTCCAAGAAAAGCGCCTAA
- a CDS encoding LacI family DNA-binding transcriptional regulator: MASIKDVAREARVSIATVSRVYNNPEIVSEKTKKRVYLVARKLGYTPNFLAQNLRKSIVGTIIATIPDMSNAFFIDMVRGIQDYAESRGYNVLMGRFDPEHFDIRKYVRIVKSKAADGIVLATGHNRYFDPIEEARGIPLVSIEEEFMGNPHIYVDNSEAIKKIIDYLISKNRQKINFLGFKTEIERARAFEKIIKEKGLEYKKSTIWKCDEEEEKIPQHTKEYVDFLVEQGNLPDAIVCASDLLAAGTIKWLAKRGINIPGDVAVTGFDNTEIAALFNPGITTIEQPCKSMGREAARLLINKIEGHEIAKKVAFQTKIIIRESA; encoded by the coding sequence ATGGCAAGTATAAAGGACGTGGCGCGAGAGGCACGGGTGTCAATAGCAACTGTTTCGCGCGTTTACAACAATCCTGAAATAGTAAGTGAAAAAACTAAAAAAAGAGTGTATTTGGTAGCAAGGAAACTTGGGTATACTCCAAATTTTTTAGCCCAGAATCTTAGAAAATCAATAGTTGGAACGATAATTGCCACCATTCCTGACATGTCAAATGCTTTCTTTATAGATATGGTCCGTGGAATCCAAGATTACGCTGAGTCCCGCGGTTATAACGTGTTGATGGGGCGTTTTGACCCGGAACATTTTGATATAAGAAAATACGTAAGAATCGTCAAATCCAAAGCCGCTGACGGCATCGTCTTGGCGACAGGACATAACAGATACTTCGATCCAATAGAAGAGGCAAGAGGCATTCCGCTTGTAAGCATAGAAGAGGAATTCATGGGAAATCCTCATATATACGTTGATAACTCAGAGGCTATAAAGAAAATAATAGATTATCTGATATCGAAAAACAGGCAAAAAATAAACTTTTTGGGATTCAAAACGGAAATAGAGCGCGCCCGTGCGTTTGAAAAGATAATCAAAGAAAAAGGATTGGAATACAAAAAGAGCACGATATGGAAATGTGATGAAGAGGAAGAAAAAATCCCACAACACACAAAAGAATACGTTGATTTTTTAGTAGAACAAGGAAATCTTCCGGACGCCATTGTGTGTGCTTCCGATTTGCTGGCGGCAGGTACCATAAAATGGCTGGCAAAAAGGGGAATAAACATACCAGGTGATGTGGCCGTTACGGGATTTGACAACACTGAAATAGCCGCTCTCTTCAATCCTGGAATTACAACAATTGAACAGCCGTGTAAAAGCATGGGGCGTGAAGCTGCAAGGTTACTTATAAACAAGATAGAAGGCCACGAGATAGCAAAGAAAGTGGCTTTTCAAACTAAGATAATAATAAGAGAATCAGCATAA
- a CDS encoding ABC transporter substrate-binding protein, with protein MVAVLVFASFASTIVMTAGAVGREYQVLQQQIKMFEQKNPGIKVVLMPMPNSSTDRYNLYVTYLSAGMPQPDVLMLDVIWPPAFANFLVNLNPYFSKDELKDFFQGAINADTYNGKLVAAPWFIDAGLLYYRKDLLKKYGFEPPKTWDELIHEAQVISQKEGIKGFVWQGAAYEGLTCDFMEYVHSYGGAILDKDGKVVSDSPMVKKALQTMVDMVYKYKISPVGVTTYMEEETRHIFQNGDAVFMRNWPYCWPLLNGKDSKVAGKVGVEPLPEGTGFPGVRHSATLGGWQLGINKNSEHIADAVKLIKFLTSPEQEAYKAINAGQNPSRLSVYNNPAVIKANPFYKSLWSVFQNAEPRPKSPIYAQISDILYTTVNAALTKQLTVDQAVAKMTSQLKDLLGQ; from the coding sequence ATGGTAGCTGTGCTTGTGTTTGCTTCCTTTGCAAGTACAATCGTTATGACAGCAGGTGCTGTTGGACGTGAATACCAAGTGCTTCAACAGCAAATAAAGATGTTTGAGCAGAAGAATCCCGGAATAAAAGTCGTTCTCATGCCCATGCCAAATTCTTCTACCGATCGTTACAACTTGTACGTCACGTACCTTAGTGCAGGGATGCCACAACCAGACGTCTTGATGTTGGACGTTATATGGCCGCCGGCTTTTGCGAATTTCTTGGTAAATCTCAACCCATACTTCTCAAAAGATGAGTTGAAAGACTTCTTCCAAGGCGCAATCAATGCCGATACCTACAACGGCAAATTGGTAGCTGCTCCGTGGTTCATCGATGCTGGCCTTTTGTATTACAGAAAAGATCTCCTCAAGAAATACGGATTTGAGCCACCAAAAACATGGGATGAATTGATTCATGAAGCCCAGGTTATATCCCAAAAAGAAGGAATAAAGGGATTCGTATGGCAAGGAGCTGCTTACGAAGGTTTAACATGTGATTTCATGGAATACGTCCATTCTTACGGTGGGGCAATATTGGATAAAGATGGCAAAGTCGTATCCGATTCTCCAATGGTCAAAAAAGCCCTTCAAACGATGGTTGATATGGTATACAAATACAAGATAAGCCCAGTTGGTGTAACCACTTACATGGAAGAAGAAACAAGACATATATTCCAAAATGGCGACGCTGTCTTCATGAGAAATTGGCCTTACTGCTGGCCTCTTCTTAACGGAAAAGACTCCAAAGTTGCGGGTAAAGTTGGCGTAGAACCTCTTCCAGAAGGAACTGGATTCCCTGGAGTGCGTCATTCGGCAACCCTGGGTGGATGGCAACTCGGTATCAACAAGAACAGCGAACACATAGCAGATGCTGTTAAACTCATCAAATTCTTAACTTCACCAGAACAAGAAGCTTACAAAGCCATCAACGCAGGACAGAATCCTTCCAGACTTTCTGTTTACAACAACCCAGCAGTTATAAAGGCAAATCCATTCTACAAATCCTTGTGGTCTGTTTTCCAGAATGCGGAACCAAGGCCAAAATCTCCTATATACGCTCAGATATCTGACATACTTTACACAACCGTTAACGCCGCTCTTACCAAACAGTTGACGGTCGATCAAGCTGTTGCCAAGATGACCTCGCAACTTAAAGATCTTCTTGGTCAGTAG
- a CDS encoding carbohydrate ABC transporter permease: MLSKRDPLHRTDPIYATIFIVPTLAVIGFIAFWPLGQTLYNSFFKFALMYPQNKVFVGFSNYGKLFHDTRFLNDLWNTIRFTVWSVGIETIMGMLIALMLNKEFKLRGLVRAAILIPWAIPTVVSSQMWRWMYNDNYGIVNSLLVKLHIVKNPIVWLGFPSTSMPAIISVDIWKTTPFMILLILAGLQMIPKELYEAARIDGANAWQRFWSITFPMIRPTLGIALIFRTLDAMRVFDIVYVMTKGAANTETISVYNQWVLFTKGFIAPYFGYGSSMSVMIFLIISAFAFLYVKMMKIQLD, from the coding sequence ATGCTTTCCAAAAGAGATCCGTTGCATAGAACAGATCCAATTTACGCGACCATTTTCATAGTTCCAACTCTTGCCGTAATCGGGTTTATAGCATTTTGGCCGTTGGGTCAAACACTTTACAACAGTTTTTTCAAATTCGCTTTGATGTACCCTCAAAACAAGGTGTTTGTTGGTTTTTCCAACTATGGAAAGCTTTTTCATGACACGAGATTTCTTAACGATCTGTGGAACACGATTCGCTTTACCGTGTGGTCAGTTGGAATTGAAACGATAATGGGAATGCTCATCGCTCTTATGTTGAACAAAGAGTTCAAATTGAGAGGGCTGGTAAGGGCAGCTATCTTAATACCATGGGCAATACCAACGGTTGTCTCATCACAAATGTGGAGATGGATGTACAACGACAATTATGGAATAGTGAACTCCCTTTTAGTTAAACTTCACATTGTGAAGAATCCTATAGTTTGGCTCGGTTTTCCGTCCACTTCGATGCCCGCAATAATAAGTGTGGATATATGGAAAACGACTCCTTTTATGATTCTTTTGATATTGGCGGGCCTTCAAATGATACCAAAAGAACTTTACGAAGCTGCCAGAATCGATGGTGCAAATGCATGGCAAAGATTTTGGTCTATAACGTTCCCAATGATACGGCCAACTTTGGGAATAGCACTTATATTTAGAACTTTGGATGCCATGAGGGTCTTCGACATCGTTTACGTTATGACTAAAGGTGCAGCAAACACGGAAACCATATCCGTTTACAACCAGTGGGTACTTTTCACAAAAGGGTTTATCGCCCCGTATTTTGGATATGGAAGCTCCATGTCGGTAATGATATTCCTTATAATAAGCGCATTTGCATTTCTCTACGTTAAAATGATGAAGATCCAACTTGATTGA
- a CDS encoding carbohydrate ABC transporter permease yields MKHKKLRKIIFYIGVIIVLVYFLFPFYWAVVSSIRPPSDLFSPNQSIIPLKVQFDSYIQVFTERPFARNILNSTIVAGSATLLCLVIGSLTGYAIARLKFAGKVLVMLFILSVSMFPQVSILGALFQILRSAKLINTYPGLIIPYIALTIPLTVWTLQNFFRDMPRELEEAAYIDGSGKFSTFWRIVLPLSAPGLVATGLLTFIFSWNEFLFALTFEQLPKMYTVPVAIAMFTGYYVVPWGQIMAASVIVTIPLVALVLIFQNKIISGMTAGSVKG; encoded by the coding sequence ATGAAGCATAAAAAGTTGAGAAAAATCATATTTTACATAGGCGTTATAATCGTTTTGGTCTATTTTCTTTTTCCATTTTATTGGGCCGTGGTCTCTTCCATACGCCCACCATCTGATTTGTTTTCTCCAAACCAGAGTATCATTCCCTTAAAGGTCCAGTTTGACAGCTACATACAAGTTTTTACCGAAAGACCCTTTGCAAGGAATATACTTAACAGCACCATAGTTGCTGGTTCTGCAACTTTACTCTGTCTCGTGATAGGATCTTTGACTGGTTACGCTATCGCGCGACTAAAATTTGCCGGTAAAGTTTTGGTTATGCTGTTCATATTATCTGTTAGCATGTTCCCGCAAGTATCAATTTTAGGGGCTTTGTTCCAGATTTTGAGATCTGCAAAACTCATAAACACCTATCCGGGACTTATCATCCCCTACATAGCTCTTACGATTCCATTAACGGTTTGGACGCTTCAGAACTTCTTCAGAGATATGCCAAGAGAGTTGGAAGAAGCAGCTTATATCGATGGAAGCGGAAAGTTTTCAACATTTTGGAGGATAGTTCTTCCTCTATCGGCACCGGGTTTGGTTGCCACAGGACTTTTGACTTTTATATTCTCATGGAATGAATTTCTCTTTGCTTTGACGTTTGAACAACTTCCAAAAATGTACACCGTTCCGGTGGCAATTGCCATGTTCACAGGATATTACGTAGTTCCGTGGGGACAGATAATGGCAGCATCTGTCATAGTTACAATACCTCTTGTTGCACTGGTTTTAATCTTCCAAAACAAGATAATTTCTGGTATGACGGCAGGTTCCGTAAAAGGCTAA